GCGAGCACGATCCGACCCTCGTCTGGGTGGACCTCGAGATGACCGGTCTCGACGTCGAGCGCTGCGCGATCATCGAGATCGCGGTGGTCTTGACGCGCAAGGACCTCGAACCGTTCGCCGAGCTGCACCGCATCATCTGGCAGCCGGACGAGGTGCTCGACCGCATGGATCCGTTCGTGCGCGAGATGCACACGACCAACGGCTTGCTCGAGCGCGTGCGCGCCTCGCGCTGCTCGCTCACGGACGCGGAGAACGACGCGCTCGCGCTGGTCAGCTCGCACTGCAAGTTTCGCGAGGGCATCCTCGCCGGCAACTCGGTCCACGCCGACCGCCGCTTTCTCGCGCGCTACATGCCGACCTTCGAGCGCTTCCTGCACTACCGGCAGGTCGACGTGTCGACGCTCAAGGTGCTGACCCGCGCCTGGTACCCGGGCACGCCGAAGCTCGAGAAGGAGGACAAGGATCACACCGCGCTCGCCGACATTCACGCGAGCATCGACGAGCTGCGCCACTACCGGCAGGCCTTCTTCCGTCCGACCTGACGTTCTCGACCCGAGCCGCGGGGACTTTTCTCCAAGACGGCGCGTCGCGGCGCGCGTATCGACGGGCACACCACTCACGAAAGGAGAGGAGCCATGCCCGCGAACATCATTCCGACCATGCGCTACCGCGACGCCGTGGCCGCGATCGACTGGCTGTGCCGCGCCTTCGGCTTCGAGAAGCACTTCGTCGTCCCCGCAGAGGACGGCGGCATCGCGCACGCGCAGCTCACGCTGAATGGCGGCATGATCATGCTCGGCAGCGCGCGCGACGACGACTTCGGCAAGCTGCAGAAGACGCCGGCCGACGTCGGCGGAGTGGGGACGCAGAGCCCGTACATCGTGCTCTCGGCCGTCGACGCGCACCACGCGCGCGCGGTCGCCGCCGGGGCGCGCGTCGTCGTGCCGCTGCACGATCCGGACTACGGCGGACGCGCCTACTCGTGCCTCGATCCCGAGGGGCACCTGTGGAACTTCGGTAGCTACGACCCCTGGAAATGAGGGCGCACCGCGAGCGGCGGTGGAGCGCACCCGGTCCGCGCGCGCCGCCGCCGCGCTCGTGCCGTGGGCGGGACGCGCCGTGCGCGATGCGTGCTTGAACGCGCCGTGACGCCGGCGTACGGCTGTAGGCTTCGATCCCTCACCGCACGGAGCACCGATGTCCCAGCCCACCGTTTCCCGCTACGAGCAGGTCAAGCAGCAGCTTCGCGCCGCGCCGGCGCACTGGCTCGTCACCGGCGGCGCCGGCTTCATCGGCAGCCACCTCGTCGAGGAGCTGCTCAACCTCGGACAGACCGTGCGCGTGCTCGACAACCTCGCGACCGGCAAGCGCGCCAACGTCGAGGCGGTGCTCGCAGCGGTGGGCGGCGACGCGGCCAAGCGCTGCACCTTCATCGAGGGTGACATCGCGGATGCGTCGACGGCCGCGCGCGCATGCGAGGGGGTCGACTACGTGCTCCACCAGGCGGCGCTCGGTTCGGTGCCGCGCTCGATCGCCGATCCGCGCGCGAGCCACCGCGCCAACGTCGACGGCTTCCTCGAGATGCTGATCGCGGCGCGCGACGCGAAGGTGCGGCGCTTCGTCTACGCGTCGAGCTCGAGCGTCTACGGCGACGAGCCGAACCTGCCGAAGGTCGAGCCGCGCACCGGCCGCGTGCTGTCGCCCTACGCCGCGACGAAGGAGGTCAACGAGCTCTACGCCGGCGTCTTCCAGCGCACCTACGGCCTCGAGTGCATCGGGCTGCGCTACTTCAACGTCTTCGGCCCGC
This window of the Candidatus Binatia bacterium genome carries:
- the orn gene encoding oligoribonuclease, which gives rise to MSEHDPTLVWVDLEMTGLDVERCAIIEIAVVLTRKDLEPFAELHRIIWQPDEVLDRMDPFVREMHTTNGLLERVRASRCSLTDAENDALALVSSHCKFREGILAGNSVHADRRFLARYMPTFERFLHYRQVDVSTLKVLTRAWYPGTPKLEKEDKDHTALADIHASIDELRHYRQAFFRPT
- a CDS encoding SDR family oxidoreductase — protein: MSQPTVSRYEQVKQQLRAAPAHWLVTGGAGFIGSHLVEELLNLGQTVRVLDNLATGKRANVEAVLAAVGGDAAKRCTFIEGDIADASTAARACEGVDYVLHQAALGSVPRSIADPRASHRANVDGFLEMLIAARDAKVRRFVYASSSSVYGDEPNLPKVEPRTGRVLSPYAATKEVNELYAGVFQRTYGLECIGLRYFNVFGPRQDPDGPYAAVIPKWVKALLRDEPCTINGDGETSRDFCYVKNAVQANLLAAVADASATDRAYNVAYGQRTTLKELFALLRDGLAKDRPAIASAEPKYADFRPGDVRHSLADIGAARKNLGYEPTHDVRRGLDEALAWYAAQYG
- a CDS encoding VOC family protein gives rise to the protein MPANIIPTMRYRDAVAAIDWLCRAFGFEKHFVVPAEDGGIAHAQLTLNGGMIMLGSARDDDFGKLQKTPADVGGVGTQSPYIVLSAVDAHHARAVAAGARVVVPLHDPDYGGRAYSCLDPEGHLWNFGSYDPWK